A window of the Citrus sinensis cultivar Valencia sweet orange chromosome 9, DVS_A1.0, whole genome shotgun sequence genome harbors these coding sequences:
- the LOC102629524 gene encoding ketol-acid reductoisomerase, chloroplastic-like has protein sequence MVAGTLPSSPSIPKFSPSPSSETLKGAFKHLNLAFFSSTAKSLRALKTTRGRGSALGAQMASETALKTPFLLDFETSVFKKDAISLANRDEFIVRGGRDLFKLLPDAFNGINQIGVIGWGSQGPAQAQNLRDSLAEAKSDIVVKVGLRKGSRSFAEARAAGFTEENGTLGDIYETISGSDLVLLLISDAAQADNYEKIFSRMKPNSILGLSHGFLLGHLQSMGLDFPKNIGVIAVCPKGMGPSVRRLYVQGKEINGAGINSSFAVHQDVDGRATNVALGWSVALGSPFTFATTLEQEYKSDIFGERGILLGAVHGIVESLFRRFTENGMSEDLAYKNTVECITGIISKIISTQGMLAVYNSFSGEDKKEFEKAYSASYYPCMEILYECYEDVAAGSEIRSVVLAGRRFYEKEGLPAFPMGKIDQTRMWKVGERVRSTRPAGDLGPLHPFTAGVYVALMMAQIEILRKKGHSYSEIINESVIESVDSLNPFMHARGVSFMVDNCSTTARLGSRKWAPRFDYILTQQALVAVDNDAPINGDLISNFLSDPVHGAIEVCAQLRPTVDISVPPDADFVRPELRQGSN, from the exons atggtgGCGGGTACTTTACCATCTAGTCCGTCGATCCCCAAATTTAGTCCATCGCCGTCGTCCGAAACCCTAAAAGGAGCATTCAAGCATCTCAATCTAGCGTTTTTCTCATCCACCGCGAAGTCCTTGAGAGCTCTCAAAACTACCAGAGGCAGGGGCTCAGCTCTCGGCGCTCAGATGGCGTCCGAGACAGCTCTCAAGACACCTTTCTTGCTGGATTTTGAGACATCCGTCTTTAAGAAGGACGCGATATCACTGGCTAACCGCgatgag TTCATTGTGAGAGGAGGAAGGGATTTGTTTAAGTTGCTGCCGGACGCATTCAACGGGATTAACCAGATTGGGGTGATTGGCTGGGGTTCCCAG GGACCTGCCCAAGCTCAGAATTTGAGGGATTCCCTTGCTGAAGCTAAATCTGATATTGTTGTCAAg GTTGGGCTTAGGAAGGGCTCTCGTTCTTTTGCTGAAGCTCGTGCTGCTGGTTTTACTGAAGAGAATGGAACTTTGGGGGATATATATGAAACTATTTCAGGCAGTGATCTTGTGTTATTGTTGATTTCTGATGCTGCTCAG GCAgataattatgagaagatatTCTCTCGCATGAAACCAAACAGCATCCTTGGACTTTCCCATGGGTTTCTTCTTGGGCATTTGCAGTCAATGGGACTTGATTTCCCAAAGAATATCGGTGTGATTGCTGTGTGTCCCAAGGGAATGGGTCCATCTGTGAGGAGACTCTATGTTCAAGGCAAAGAGATTAATGGTGCTGGAATTAATTCCAGTTTTGCTGTACACCAG GATGTTGATGGAAGAGCTACCAATGTCGCCCTAGGATGGTCAGTTGCCCTTGGTTCTCCTTTCACATTTGCCACCACATTAGAGCAGGAGTACAAGAGTGACATCTTTGGGGAGCGTG GCATTCTACTTGGTGCTGTTCATGGAATTGTGGAATCCTTGTTTAGAAGGTTCACTGAAAATGGAATGAGTGAGGATCTGGCTTACAAGAATACCGTGGAGTGCATAACAGGAATTATATCAAAGATCATCTCAACTCAG GGTATGTTGGCTGTCTACAATTCCTTCTCTGGAGAAGACAAAAAGGAATTCGAGAAAGCTTATAGTGCCTCATATTATCCGTGCATGGAAATCTTATATGAGTGCTATGAAGATGTGGCCGCTGGCAGTGAGATCCGCAGTGTTGTCTTGGCTGGACGTCGGTTTTAT GAAAAGGAAGGTCTACCAGCTTTCCCTATGGGAAAAATTGATCAGACTCGCATGTGGAAAGTTGGTGAGCGAGTCCGATCAACACGTCCAGCAGGTGACTTAGGCCCATTACACCCATTCACAGCAGGTGTCTATGTGGCTCTGATGATGGCCCAG ATTGAGATCCTGAGGAAGAAAGGGCACTCCTATTCTGagatcatcaatgaaagtgtGATTGAGTCGGTGGAttcattgaatccattcaTGCATGCTCGTGGAGTTTCATTTATGGTCGACAACTGCTCTACAACAGCCCGTTTGGGATCAAGGAAATGGGCCCCTCGTTTTGATTACATCCTGACACAACAAGCCTTGGTGGCAGTGGACAATGATGCCCCCATCAATGGGGATCTCATCAGCAACTTCCTTTCTGATCCAGTCCATGGAGCCATTGAAGTCTGTGCTCAGTTGAGACCAACTGTTGACATTTCAGTGCCACCAGATGCAGATTTTGTGCGCCCAGAGTTGCGTCAGGGTAGCAATTGA
- the LOC127900013 gene encoding uncharacterized protein LOC127900013, whose translation MSAIFSLLIFFLFVSMHACSARHLGVINNESAAKRLHFCGKGCDEVKVLDLKNASERGRNGDGIIINRSNKGSAITHQEQKDDSKAALLLLSGSEKFESSSHVGLLKATRFLEGSRRRAIETNNNKAEEDVAAATDYEPPHQTPPIHNSKP comes from the exons ATGTCCGCAATATTCTCTCTTttgatcttcttcttgtttgtGTCCATGCATGCGTGCAGTGCTCGCCATTTGGGAGTCATCAATAACGAATCTGCCGCTAAACGACTCCACTTTTGTGGCAAG GGGTGTGACGAGGTTAAGGTATTGGACTTAAAGAATGCCAGcgaaagaggaagaaatggAGATGGAATTATTATCAACAGGAGCAATAAAGGCAGTGCAATTACTCATCAAGAACAGAAGGATGACTCAAAGGcggcattattattattatcag GAAGTGAGAAATTTGAGTCCTCTAGTCATGTGGGTTTGCTTAAGGCAACAAGATTTTTAGAG GGATCTAGAAGGCGAGCTATAGAAACGAACAATAACAAAGCTGAAGAAGATGTAGCTGCAGCGACGGATTATGAGCCACCTCATCAGACACCACCCATTCACAATAGCAAACCCTAG
- the LOC102629805 gene encoding E3 ubiquitin protein ligase RIN2 produces the protein MGASYLVISAASTILSFVGLQFWTEFSLDKLQTDGLVVENVIHLESANRVLELLLRSYATVSLLANFVLNVFVLINLCLKTIFFGELYPAETRKFVERLINYVIYKGTFLPLVIPPTVFQAGLWSVWLTVLCSLKMFQALARDRLERLNASPSATPWTYFRVFSALLFVLAVDIFWIRMCLLLFKTLDSSMFLLLFFEPLSVAFETMQAILVHGFQLLDIWLHHSAGNSTNCARSKFFDTLAAGSLLEWKGILIRNFGFFLDMATLLMALGHYIHIWWLRGMAFHLVDAILFLNIRALLSAIIKRIKGFIKLRIALGHLHAALPDATSEELRAYDDECAICREPMAKAKKLLCNHLFHLACLRSWLDQGLNEMYSCPTCRKPLFVGRREIEANSRPGEVSSDEQLARQLSMGLDRQNNTGQTLPTGVFPNQTQPPVEGSPWRNAGLDSSWLHAWPSQGVDGAGPSTAMRSVGLSRVQMMMRHLASVGETYAQTAIEDTSWSLWPMNPSQASASGSPVPPAVPGRHPGNTGGAHARSTSRSANENIANILAMAETVREVLPHMPEDLIFQDLQRTNSATITVNNLLQM, from the exons ATGGGTGCAAGCTACTTAGTGATTTCTGCGGCATCTACAATTTTAAGTTTTGTGGGTCTTCAGTTTTGGACAGAGTTTTCATTAGATAAACTACAAACGGATGGGCTAGTTGTTGAGAATGTTATTCATTTGGAGAGTGCCAACCGTGTGCTGGAGCTGCTTTTACGTTCTTATGCTACAGTATCATTGCTGGCTAATTTTGTGCTCAATGTATTTGTTCTAATTAATCTTTGCCTAAAG ACTATATTCTTCGGAGAGTTATATCCCGCTGAAACTCGAAAATTTGTGGAACGTCTCATCAACTATGTTATTTACAAG GGGACATTTCTGCCTCTGGTTATTCCACCAACAGTATTTCAAGCAGGCCTGTGGTCAGTCTGGTTAACTGTTCTATGTTCTTTAAAG ATGTTTCAAGCTCTGGCAAGAGACCGACTTGAACGATTGAATGCATCTCCTTCTGCAACGCCATGGACATATTTCCGTGTATTTTCAGCATTACTGTTTGTTCTTGCCGTTGACATTTTCTG GATAAGGATGTGTCTGCTATTATTCAAAACACTGGATTCGTCTATGTTCctgttgttattttttgagCCTCTCAGTGTTGCTTTTGAGACAATGCAG GCCATTTTGGTTCATGGGTTCCAGTTACTTGACATATGGCTGCACCATTCAGCAGGGAACAGCACCAACTGTGcaagatcaaaattttttgacACGTTGGCTGCAG GTTCATTGTTGGAATGGAAAGGCATTCTTATCCGGAATTTTGGATTCTTCCTGGACATGGCTACATTGCTGATGGCACTCGGtcattatatacatatttggTGGCTTCGTGGCATGGCATTCCATCTTGTTGATGCGAtccttttcttaaatataCGT GCCTTGCTAAGTGCAATCATAAAGCGCATAAAAGGATTCATCAAACTAAGAATAGCTTTAGGACACCTTCACGCTGCACTTCCTGATGCAACATCTGAAGAGCTACGTGCATACGATGATGAATGTGCTATCTGTCGA GAGCCCATGGCAAAGGCTAAAAAGCTGCTCTGCAATCACCTTTTCCATCTTGCATGCTTGAGATCTTG GTTGGATCAAGGTTTAAATGAGATGTATTCATGTCCCACATGTCGAAAGCCGCTTTTTGTTGGCAGACGTGAGATTGAAGCAAACTCTCGTCCAGGGGAAGTTTCAAGTGATGAGCAGTTAGCTCGGCAGTTAAGTATGGGCCTTGATAGGCAAAACAATACTGGACAAACCCTGCCTACTGGTGTTTTCCCAAATCAGACACAACCCCCTGTGGAAGGCAGTCCTTGGAG GAATGCAGGATTGGATTCAAGTTGGTTGCATGCTTGGCCAAGCCAAGGTGTCGATGGAGCTGGTCCCTCTACTGCTATGAGATCTGTTGGATTGAGCAGAgttcagatgatgatgagaCATCTAGCATCTGTAGGGGAAACCTATGCTCAGACTGCCATTGAAGATACTTCTTGGAGTCTATGGCCGATGAATCCCTCTCAGGCTAGTGCATCTGGCTCACCGGTTCCACCTGCTGTTCCAGGAAGACATCCTGGAAACACTGGTGGTGCACATGCAAGGTCCACCTCACGTTCTGCAAATGAAAACATAGCAAACATACTTGCCATGGCTGAGACTGTAAGGGAGGTTTTGCCACACATGCCAGAAGATTTAATTTTCCAG GACTTGCAGAGAACAAATTCAGCAACCATTACTGTGAATAATCTTCTTCAAATGTGA
- the LOC102630099 gene encoding uncharacterized protein LOC102630099 — MGIIRSSFSFIMGTVCGVYIAQNYNVPNIKKLANTGLYMAKHIEEKYRKPKRKDDDD; from the coding sequence ATGGGGATCATAAGAAGCAGCTTCTCGTTCATAATGGGGACGGTGTGCGGGGTTTACATTGCTCAAAACTACAATGTTCCGAACATAAAGAAGCTCGCCAACACTGGCCTTTATATGGCCAAGCACATTGAAGAGAAGTACCGCAAGCCCAAGAGAAAAGACGACGACGACTAG